In Myxococcus virescens, a single genomic region encodes these proteins:
- a CDS encoding 1-phosphofructokinase family hexose kinase has product MPHIVTLTLNPTIDVATSVPEVTPEHKLRCGPVRRDPGGGGINVARVVRELGGEAIAVYTRGGATGSQLEELLEEKGLLRRSVPLQDATRESFTVAEGTGAREYRFILPGPTLSEREWQRCLDALEDVAVGAAFIVASGSLAPGVPEDFYARVARLGKRLAVRVVVDTNGPPLRAALEEGVFMAKPNRRELRDLSGASVEDFATQAAAARELVAQGRAEVLAVSMGADGALVTTRTAQFRATPPPVRTYSSVGAGDSFVAGMTLALARGQSTEDALRWGIASGTAALLTQGTDLCYRADVERLFTQVKAEPVSRP; this is encoded by the coding sequence ATGCCGCACATCGTCACCCTGACGCTCAACCCGACCATCGACGTGGCCACGTCCGTGCCGGAAGTCACGCCGGAGCACAAGCTGCGCTGTGGCCCCGTGCGCAGGGACCCGGGTGGGGGCGGCATCAACGTGGCGCGCGTGGTGCGTGAGCTGGGCGGTGAGGCCATCGCTGTCTACACGCGGGGCGGGGCCACCGGGAGCCAACTGGAGGAGCTCCTGGAGGAGAAGGGCCTGCTGCGCCGCTCCGTGCCGTTGCAGGACGCCACCCGGGAGAGCTTCACGGTGGCGGAAGGCACGGGCGCGCGTGAGTACCGCTTCATCCTGCCGGGGCCCACGCTGTCCGAGCGCGAGTGGCAGCGCTGCCTCGACGCGCTGGAGGACGTGGCCGTGGGCGCGGCCTTCATCGTCGCCAGCGGCAGCCTGGCGCCCGGCGTACCGGAGGACTTCTATGCCCGCGTGGCCCGGCTGGGGAAGCGCCTGGCCGTGCGCGTGGTGGTGGACACCAACGGTCCGCCGCTGCGGGCCGCGCTGGAAGAGGGCGTGTTCATGGCCAAGCCCAACCGCCGCGAGCTGAGGGACTTGAGCGGCGCGTCGGTGGAAGACTTCGCCACCCAGGCCGCCGCGGCGCGCGAGCTGGTGGCCCAGGGCCGCGCCGAAGTGCTGGCGGTGTCCATGGGCGCGGACGGCGCGCTGGTGACGACGCGCACCGCCCAGTTCCGGGCGACGCCGCCCCCGGTGCGGACGTACAGCTCGGTGGGGGCGGGGGACAGCTTTGTCGCGGGGATGACACTTGCGCTCGCGCGGGGGCAGTCCACTGAGGACGCGCTGCGCTGGGGCATCGCCTCCGGGACGGCCGCGCTGCTCACCCAGGGGACGGACCTGTGTTACCGGGCGGACGTGGAGCGGCTCTTCACCCAGGTGAAGGCGGAGCCGGTGTCGCGTCCGTAG
- the mug gene encoding G/U mismatch-specific DNA glycosylase → MPDVIAPRLRVLFCGINPSLYSAVVGYHFARPGNRFWPTLHAAGITPHTFQPTEQASLLALGYGITNVVDRATATADLLNPAELARGAKALEAKVARYQPRFLAVLGVSAYRIAFGRPKAALGAQPERLGDTRLWVLPNPSGLNAHYQLDALGRLFGELRRAVEQG, encoded by the coding sequence ATGCCGGACGTCATCGCGCCCCGGCTGCGCGTGCTCTTCTGCGGCATCAACCCCAGCCTCTACTCCGCGGTGGTGGGCTATCACTTCGCGCGGCCCGGCAATCGCTTCTGGCCCACGCTGCATGCCGCGGGCATCACCCCGCACACCTTCCAACCCACGGAGCAGGCGTCCTTGCTCGCGCTGGGCTACGGCATCACCAACGTGGTGGACCGCGCCACCGCCACCGCGGACCTGCTGAACCCCGCCGAGCTGGCCCGGGGCGCGAAGGCGCTAGAAGCCAAGGTGGCGCGCTACCAGCCCCGCTTCCTCGCGGTGCTGGGCGTGAGCGCCTACCGCATCGCCTTTGGCCGTCCCAAGGCCGCGCTGGGCGCGCAACCGGAGCGCCTGGGCGACACGCGCTTGTGGGTGCTGCCCAATCCCAGCGGGCTCAACGCGCACTACCAACTCGACGCGCTGGGCCGCCTTTTCGGCGAGCTGCGACGCGCCGTGGAGCAGGGCTGA
- a CDS encoding GAF domain-containing protein, whose product MASKAFAAIMNVSQLLLERGFETATVSEALGQVGVALDVDRVYIFENATSPTGELLCNQRYEWTASAASAQLDNPELQNVPYAEVMPSWVAPLSSGKAVQGPPRAFPSPARELLEAQDIRSLLVCPITVGGEWWGFVGFDDCRTERKWPPTEVSVLQALSNALAGSLRHARLRSMLSGVQSQLRTIIQRCETTAS is encoded by the coding sequence ATGGCCTCGAAGGCATTCGCAGCAATCATGAACGTATCGCAGCTACTCCTGGAGCGCGGCTTCGAGACCGCGACAGTCTCGGAGGCCCTGGGCCAGGTAGGCGTCGCGCTCGACGTCGACCGCGTCTACATCTTCGAGAACGCCACCAGCCCCACGGGCGAGCTGCTGTGCAACCAGCGCTACGAGTGGACCGCGTCCGCGGCCTCCGCGCAGCTGGACAACCCCGAGCTCCAGAACGTCCCCTACGCGGAGGTCATGCCCTCCTGGGTCGCGCCGCTGTCGTCGGGCAAGGCCGTCCAGGGACCGCCCCGTGCCTTCCCATCGCCCGCTCGGGAGCTGCTGGAGGCCCAGGACATCCGGTCGCTGCTGGTCTGCCCCATCACCGTGGGCGGCGAGTGGTGGGGCTTCGTGGGCTTCGACGACTGCCGGACGGAGCGCAAGTGGCCGCCGACGGAGGTCTCCGTGCTCCAGGCCCTGTCCAACGCGCTCGCGGGCTCGCTCCGCCATGCGCGGCTGCGCAGCATGCTCTCCGGCGTGCAGTCCCAGCTGCGCACCATCATCCAGCGCTGCGAGACGACGGCGTCCTGA
- a CDS encoding 3'(2'),5'-bisphosphate nucleotidase CysQ family protein gives MHPLETELDIARRVARQAGAILLEVYATPFAVHDKAGGMGPVTEADERANAFIVEALRDAFPSDGVVAEESDNTSGASRFERCWFVDPMDGTQEFVNRNGEFAIHIGLAIAGKATLGVVYRPVGDTLYWGVVGQGGFVEDAKGRRALRVSDTAEPSALRLVVSRSHRSRLTDAVAQRLGITHEQACGSVGLKCGLLAEAACDLYLHVSDKSYRWDNCAPEAVLRAAGGILTDLGGTPYAYDGSELQNRRGLLACNAAAFERVAPVVAGFAREAGILR, from the coding sequence ATGCATCCGCTCGAAACCGAACTCGACATCGCCCGCCGCGTAGCCCGCCAGGCGGGAGCCATCCTCCTGGAGGTCTACGCCACGCCCTTCGCCGTCCATGACAAGGCGGGCGGCATGGGGCCCGTCACCGAGGCCGACGAGCGCGCCAACGCCTTCATCGTGGAAGCGCTGCGCGACGCATTCCCTTCCGACGGGGTCGTGGCCGAGGAGTCCGACAACACCTCCGGCGCGAGCCGCTTCGAGCGCTGCTGGTTCGTGGACCCCATGGACGGCACGCAGGAGTTCGTCAACCGCAACGGCGAGTTCGCCATCCATATCGGGCTCGCCATCGCGGGGAAGGCCACGCTGGGCGTCGTGTACCGGCCCGTTGGAGACACGCTGTACTGGGGCGTGGTGGGGCAGGGCGGCTTCGTGGAGGACGCGAAGGGGCGCCGCGCCCTGCGGGTGTCGGACACGGCGGAGCCGTCCGCGCTGCGGCTGGTGGTGTCCCGCTCCCACCGCTCGCGCCTGACGGACGCGGTGGCCCAGCGGCTGGGCATCACGCACGAGCAGGCGTGTGGCTCCGTGGGCCTCAAGTGCGGTCTGCTGGCGGAGGCCGCCTGCGACCTCTACCTGCACGTCAGCGACAAGAGCTATCGCTGGGACAACTGCGCGCCCGAAGCGGTGCTGCGCGCGGCGGGCGGCATCCTCACGGACCTGGGCGGGACGCCCTACGCCTATGACGGTTCGGAGCTCCAGAACCGCCGCGGCCTGCTGGCCTGCAACGCCGCCGCCTTCGAGCGCGTGGCGCCCGTGGTGGCCGGGTTCGCCCGCGAGGCCGGCATTCTTCGCTGA
- a CDS encoding PAS domain S-box protein has protein sequence MSAPLARDDGTRPGGHAFADGEGGIPLGILEAVFLNMGDGVTVVDRHGRFVLLNPMAQQIFGALPPPEMPVSQWSKYFGLYLPDTVTPYPVETLPLSRALLHGEAVDQAEVYVRNARHPKGLWLQVGARVLTDSTGDVYGAASVFRDITAIKQTEAALRAEEEKFRSLYRYTPAMMHSIDAEGRLVSVSEFWLRTLGYSREEVLGRRSVDFFTPESRRYATEHVLPVFFETGVCKDVPYQIVKKNGEVLDVLLSGISERDASGRMVRSLAVLTDVTERKRAEDALAESEKRLRAILDNANAVFFILDRQERYIFVNREWERLFHRTLQEVAGKSTADIFPEPQAARFHETSQAVFTSGELVQREECIPLEDGVHTHLTQKFPLIDSSGTLYALCGISTDVTELKQMELGQRFLSEASQALVTSLDSETTLQRVAELSVPTLGELCVVSLLGKDAALRPVAVAASSPEGGRTVREFLQAHPPVSGPRDGPYGVLETGHSESSPDALGLLDPDGLRDERWSAVRALSARASLNVPLRARGPILGVLSVVAAHPGRPYGPRERSLAEELGQRAAFAIENAELYRKAQESIRARDEFLSIASHELKTPVTSMKLRVQQLTRTLSRQESGQLPVEKVAALLDVFGDQLRRLSHLVEHLLDVSRVNERQVDLRREDMDLVAVARDVTGHLRGQMGRAGCVFELVAPTPVLGRWDRLRMEQVMINLLTNAMKYGAGKPIRMEVSRVGEGARIRIQDHGVGIPLEAQPRIFDRFERAASRNYGGLGLGLFITRRLVEAHGGTIRVESQPGKGATFVVDLPPEAR, from the coding sequence ATGTCGGCTCCGCTCGCCCGCGACGATGGCACGCGTCCCGGCGGGCATGCCTTCGCGGACGGCGAGGGCGGCATCCCGCTCGGCATCCTGGAGGCCGTCTTTCTCAACATGGGAGATGGCGTGACGGTGGTCGACCGGCACGGCCGGTTCGTCCTTCTCAACCCCATGGCCCAGCAGATTTTCGGCGCGCTGCCTCCGCCGGAGATGCCGGTGTCCCAGTGGTCGAAGTACTTCGGGCTCTACCTCCCCGACACCGTGACGCCCTATCCCGTCGAGACGCTGCCGCTCAGCCGTGCCCTGCTGCATGGCGAGGCGGTGGACCAGGCGGAGGTCTACGTACGCAACGCCCGCCACCCCAAGGGCCTCTGGCTGCAGGTGGGCGCGCGCGTGCTCACCGACTCGACGGGAGACGTATACGGCGCGGCGTCCGTGTTCCGGGACATCACCGCCATCAAGCAGACGGAGGCGGCGCTTCGTGCGGAGGAAGAGAAGTTCCGGAGCCTCTACAGGTACACGCCCGCGATGATGCACTCCATCGACGCGGAGGGCCGGCTGGTCAGCGTCAGCGAGTTCTGGCTGCGCACCCTGGGCTATTCGCGCGAGGAGGTCCTGGGCCGTCGCTCCGTGGACTTCTTCACGCCGGAGTCTCGCCGGTATGCGACCGAGCACGTCCTGCCCGTGTTCTTCGAGACGGGCGTCTGCAAGGACGTGCCGTACCAGATTGTGAAGAAGAACGGCGAGGTGCTCGACGTCCTCCTCTCCGGCATCTCGGAGCGGGACGCGTCGGGCCGGATGGTTCGGTCGCTGGCGGTGCTGACCGACGTGACGGAGCGCAAGCGCGCCGAGGATGCGCTCGCCGAGAGCGAGAAGCGGCTGCGCGCCATCCTGGACAATGCCAACGCCGTGTTCTTCATCCTCGACCGGCAGGAGCGCTACATCTTCGTGAACCGCGAGTGGGAGCGGCTCTTCCACCGCACGCTGCAGGAGGTCGCCGGGAAGTCCACGGCGGACATCTTCCCCGAGCCGCAGGCGGCGCGCTTCCACGAGACGAGTCAGGCCGTCTTCACCTCCGGGGAGCTCGTCCAGCGGGAGGAGTGCATCCCCCTGGAAGACGGCGTCCACACCCACCTCACGCAGAAGTTCCCGCTCATCGATTCGTCGGGCACGCTCTATGCGCTGTGCGGTATCTCCACCGATGTCACCGAGCTCAAGCAGATGGAGCTGGGGCAGCGCTTCCTGTCGGAGGCCAGCCAGGCGCTGGTGACGTCCCTCGACTCGGAGACCACGCTCCAGCGCGTGGCGGAGCTGTCCGTCCCCACCCTGGGGGAGCTGTGCGTCGTCTCCCTGTTGGGCAAGGACGCGGCGCTGCGCCCCGTGGCCGTCGCCGCCAGTTCGCCCGAAGGAGGCCGCACCGTTCGCGAGTTCCTCCAGGCCCATCCCCCCGTCTCCGGTCCGCGGGATGGCCCCTATGGGGTGCTGGAGACGGGACATTCCGAGTCGTCCCCGGATGCCCTGGGCCTGCTGGACCCGGATGGACTCCGAGACGAACGGTGGAGCGCGGTGAGGGCACTGAGCGCTCGGGCATCACTGAATGTCCCGCTGCGGGCGCGGGGCCCCATCCTGGGCGTGCTGTCCGTTGTCGCGGCGCATCCGGGGCGTCCGTATGGCCCACGCGAGCGCTCACTGGCCGAGGAGCTGGGGCAGCGCGCGGCCTTCGCCATCGAGAACGCCGAGCTCTATCGCAAGGCCCAGGAGTCCATCCGCGCTCGCGACGAGTTCCTGTCGATTGCCTCGCATGAGCTGAAGACGCCCGTCACCTCCATGAAGCTGCGTGTGCAGCAACTGACGCGGACCCTGTCTCGGCAGGAGTCCGGCCAGCTTCCCGTGGAGAAGGTGGCCGCTCTGCTGGATGTCTTCGGGGATCAGCTCCGGCGTCTGTCGCACCTGGTGGAGCACCTGCTGGACGTGTCGCGCGTCAACGAGCGCCAGGTGGACCTGCGGCGCGAGGACATGGACCTGGTGGCGGTGGCCCGGGACGTCACGGGCCACCTGCGGGGACAGATGGGCCGGGCGGGCTGCGTGTTCGAGCTGGTGGCGCCCACGCCGGTCCTGGGGCGATGGGACCGGCTCCGGATGGAGCAGGTGATGATCAACCTGCTGACCAACGCGATGAAGTACGGCGCCGGCAAGCCCATCCGCATGGAGGTGTCACGCGTCGGGGAGGGGGCCCGCATCCGCATCCAGGACCATGGCGTGGGCATTCCCCTGGAGGCGCAGCCGCGCATCTTCGACCGCTTCGAGCGCGCGGCGTCCCGCAACTACGGAGGCCTGGGGCTGGGGCTCTTCATCACCCGGCGGCTCGTGGAAGCGCACGGCGGGACGATTCGCGTCGAAAGCCAGCCGGGGAAGGGCGCCACCTTCGTCGTCGACCTTCCCCCGGAGGCTCGCTGA
- a CDS encoding GNAT family N-acetyltransferase → MPVTLRPAKPSDEPALGRMGAALARKHHAFDAARFMLPDDVESGYRWWLGREAKKPDAVVLVAELDGEVVGYAYGRVEGMDWNALLDRSGGFHDIWVDEKARGAGVGVLLAEEMMKRLTALGVPRVVLHTAAQNTTAQRLFAKLGWRPTMVEMTREAPPRDAIE, encoded by the coding sequence ATGCCTGTCACCCTCCGTCCCGCCAAGCCCTCGGATGAGCCCGCCCTGGGGCGCATGGGCGCGGCGCTCGCCCGGAAACACCACGCCTTCGACGCCGCGCGCTTCATGCTCCCAGACGACGTGGAGTCGGGCTACCGCTGGTGGCTGGGCCGCGAGGCCAAGAAGCCCGACGCGGTCGTCCTGGTGGCGGAGCTGGACGGCGAGGTCGTGGGCTACGCCTACGGCCGCGTGGAAGGCATGGACTGGAATGCCCTGCTGGACCGCAGCGGCGGCTTCCATGACATCTGGGTGGACGAGAAGGCCCGTGGCGCGGGCGTGGGCGTCCTGCTCGCGGAGGAGATGATGAAGCGCCTGACGGCCCTGGGGGTGCCGCGCGTCGTCCTCCACACTGCCGCGCAGAACACGACCGCGCAGCGCCTGTTCGCGAAGCTGGGGTGGCGCCCCACCATGGTGGAGATGACGCGCGAGGCGCCCCCTCGTGATGCTATTGAATGA
- a CDS encoding cytochrome c family protein, giving the protein MPVLQNRVGVALASLLLAAGCARDRASREAPPGGTVAQAETGAPAPARAAPSGAPPQFNCGSQQILELGPEVPPDFSQVVGQEDANCFAWQQFIALNWPESGMDGGTAGFGTPGDLEPVQWQTYMSTGQLFLPDGGAPPAWGTQARITDACLAEAGLSVAQARERLPLMVASKFAENFFPGSANQAFPFDGSPAWLGAPGDTNVWYDVKVNQPEYDYIVDAGLYNAANQLALVDSGVPVVLPQGAYQPAPGSVGAIELKSAWMEVANPSDARWNTYKLSPAVVVDPSTQRCRTATVALVGLHIIHATQSQPSIIWATFEHEANAPDQGADAGTGAWNFFDAACSPRTLTVPANCAADGTSTEVTVGCEPNVPPPYHIGDGCPGPVPIQVTRLTPIDPMAKRVNQLVQQNIATHFPDSVWKHYVLVNVLWSTNPSPSPTKPAKAPLPFAAPTPSGSVAIANTTMETYIQRTADFGQGPQASNCIVCHRNATLAGKTGIASDFSFVFGLAQGLPPSQAPSLKSMRLTPSEKAAVAHPPTMRRIIQ; this is encoded by the coding sequence ATGCCCGTGCTCCAGAATCGCGTTGGCGTCGCGTTGGCGTCGCTGTTGCTCGCCGCTGGCTGTGCCAGGGACAGGGCCTCCCGGGAAGCGCCTCCGGGGGGGACTGTTGCCCAGGCGGAGACGGGGGCTCCGGCTCCCGCCCGTGCAGCCCCCTCCGGCGCTCCACCGCAGTTCAACTGCGGCAGCCAGCAGATTCTGGAGCTCGGCCCGGAGGTGCCTCCGGACTTCAGCCAGGTGGTGGGCCAGGAAGACGCGAACTGCTTCGCCTGGCAGCAGTTCATCGCGTTGAACTGGCCCGAGTCCGGCATGGACGGGGGGACGGCTGGCTTTGGCACCCCCGGGGACCTGGAGCCCGTGCAATGGCAGACGTACATGAGCACCGGCCAGCTCTTCCTGCCGGACGGGGGCGCGCCTCCCGCCTGGGGCACGCAGGCACGCATCACGGATGCGTGTCTGGCGGAAGCGGGGCTCTCCGTGGCGCAGGCCCGGGAACGCCTGCCGTTGATGGTCGCGTCGAAGTTCGCGGAGAACTTCTTCCCGGGGAGCGCGAACCAGGCGTTCCCCTTCGACGGCTCGCCCGCGTGGCTGGGGGCGCCCGGTGACACCAACGTCTGGTACGACGTGAAGGTCAACCAGCCCGAATACGACTACATCGTCGACGCGGGTCTCTACAACGCGGCGAACCAGCTGGCCCTGGTGGATTCAGGCGTGCCCGTGGTCCTGCCACAAGGCGCGTACCAGCCAGCGCCCGGCTCGGTGGGCGCCATCGAGCTGAAGTCGGCGTGGATGGAAGTGGCCAATCCCTCCGACGCGCGCTGGAACACATACAAGCTGTCGCCGGCCGTCGTGGTGGACCCGTCGACGCAGCGGTGCCGGACGGCGACCGTGGCGCTGGTGGGGCTGCACATCATCCATGCCACCCAGTCCCAACCGTCCATCATCTGGGCCACGTTCGAGCACGAGGCGAATGCGCCGGACCAGGGCGCCGACGCGGGGACGGGCGCGTGGAACTTCTTCGATGCCGCCTGCTCGCCGCGCACGCTGACGGTGCCCGCCAACTGCGCGGCGGATGGGACGTCCACGGAGGTGACGGTGGGGTGCGAGCCCAACGTGCCGCCGCCGTACCACATTGGCGACGGCTGCCCGGGGCCCGTGCCCATCCAGGTGACGCGGCTGACGCCCATCGACCCGATGGCGAAGCGGGTGAATCAACTGGTCCAGCAGAACATCGCGACGCACTTCCCGGACTCGGTGTGGAAGCACTACGTGCTGGTGAACGTGCTCTGGTCCACCAATCCCAGCCCCAGCCCGACGAAGCCCGCGAAGGCGCCGCTGCCCTTCGCCGCGCCCACGCCCTCTGGTTCAGTGGCCATCGCCAACACGACCATGGAGACCTATATCCAGCGGACCGCGGACTTCGGCCAGGGGCCCCAGGCGAGCAACTGCATCGTCTGTCACCGGAACGCGACGCTCGCTGGCAAGACGGGCATCGCGTCGGATTTCAGCTTCGTCTTCGGACTGGCGCAGGGCCTGCCACCGTCCCAGGCACCGTCGCTGAAGTCCATGCGTCTGACGCCGAGCGAGAAGGCCGCGGTGGCCCATCCCCCGACGATGCGGCGAATCATTCAATAG
- a CDS encoding serine hydrolase: protein MRWLSTRLTVVLVAWVLVAPLAEAANRKQEVDRYIHGFHQKGMFNGTALVATEGGILLKKGYGSANLEWKVPNAPDTKFRIGSITKSFTATVILQLVAEGKLQLDDPITKHLPDYRGDTGGRVTLTHLLNHTSGIPSYTSAPQFRADSVNPYGVAEFVKKSCSGDLEFEPGTKYAYNNCGYYLLGALIEKLTGQTYAQAVQARIFGPLGMKDSGYDVTATVLPKRASGYTPRPGGYVNAPYIDMGQPYAAGALYSTVEDLYRWDRAFYGDALMPAGLKQKMLTPGLQHYGFGWAIAPVQLHDGKTQLPGIFHSGGINGFSSLLVRVPERKEVIILLDNATHGDLQEIASGVLSILHGIAPRQARMPIGTVMMESLGKGSTAEAIAHYRALKKTKEAQYDFSESQLNTVGYHLLRDGRAADAIEVFKLNVETFPKGANCYDSLGEAYAAHGDKEQAIANYRKSLELDPKNENAVKMLKELEQPAATR, encoded by the coding sequence ATGAGATGGCTGAGCACGCGCCTCACAGTCGTACTGGTGGCATGGGTGCTGGTGGCACCACTGGCGGAGGCGGCGAACCGGAAGCAGGAGGTAGACCGGTACATCCATGGGTTCCACCAGAAGGGCATGTTCAACGGAACGGCGCTCGTGGCCACGGAGGGAGGCATCCTTCTCAAGAAGGGCTACGGCTCCGCGAACCTCGAGTGGAAGGTGCCCAACGCGCCGGATACGAAGTTCCGCATCGGCTCCATCACCAAGTCCTTCACGGCAACCGTCATCCTGCAGCTCGTCGCCGAGGGAAAGCTCCAGCTCGATGACCCCATCACGAAGCACCTGCCGGACTACCGGGGCGACACCGGCGGGCGCGTCACCCTCACCCACCTGCTGAACCACACCTCCGGCATCCCCAGCTACACGTCCGCCCCCCAGTTCCGGGCCGACTCGGTCAACCCCTATGGCGTCGCGGAGTTCGTGAAGAAGTCCTGCAGTGGCGACCTGGAGTTCGAGCCCGGCACGAAGTACGCGTACAACAACTGCGGCTACTACCTGCTGGGCGCCCTCATCGAGAAGCTCACCGGCCAGACGTATGCGCAGGCCGTGCAGGCGCGCATCTTCGGGCCGCTGGGCATGAAGGACTCCGGCTATGACGTCACCGCCACGGTGCTGCCCAAGCGCGCCAGCGGCTACACGCCCAGGCCGGGCGGGTACGTCAACGCGCCCTACATCGACATGGGCCAGCCCTATGCCGCCGGCGCGCTGTACTCGACGGTGGAGGACCTCTACCGCTGGGACCGGGCCTTCTACGGCGACGCGCTGATGCCCGCGGGGCTCAAGCAGAAGATGCTCACCCCGGGCCTTCAGCACTACGGCTTCGGCTGGGCCATTGCCCCCGTGCAGCTGCATGACGGCAAGACGCAGCTCCCAGGCATCTTCCACAGCGGCGGCATCAACGGCTTCTCATCCCTGCTGGTCCGCGTGCCCGAGCGCAAGGAGGTCATCATCCTCCTCGACAACGCGACCCACGGCGACCTCCAGGAGATCGCAAGCGGCGTGCTGAGCATCCTCCATGGCATCGCCCCCCGGCAGGCCCGGATGCCCATTGGCACCGTGATGATGGAGTCTCTCGGCAAGGGCTCCACCGCCGAGGCCATCGCCCACTACCGCGCGCTGAAGAAGACGAAGGAAGCCCAGTACGACTTCAGCGAATCGCAGTTGAACACGGTGGGCTACCACCTCTTGCGCGACGGGCGCGCGGCGGATGCCATCGAGGTGTTCAAGCTCAACGTGGAGACGTTCCCCAAGGGGGCCAACTGCTACGACAGCCTCGGCGAGGCCTACGCCGCCCACGGCGACAAGGAACAGGCCATCGCGAACTACCGCAAGTCCCTGGAGCTGGACCCCAAGAACGAGAACGCGGTGAAGATGCTCAAGGAGCTCGAGCAGCCCGCCGCGACGCGGTAG
- a CDS encoding glutamine--tRNA ligase/YqeY domain fusion protein: MTTTNETQGLNFLQEIIEEDQRTGKYAGRVHTRFPPEPNGYLHIGHAKSICLNFGLAQQYGGKCNLRFDDTNPVTEDTDYVEAIQRDVKWLGFEWEDRKFFASDYFPKLYDFAVQLIKQGKAYVCSLSPEEIREYRGDFTTPGRNSPYRERSVEENLDLFHRMRAGEFSDGQHTLRAKIDMASPNPVLRDPPIYRIRHAHHHRTGDAWPIYPLYDFAHCLSDAIEGITHSICTLEFENRRVLYDWIVDSLVSGDRPYQYEFNRLNLNYTVMSKRKLLKLVTEGFVAGWDDPRMMTITGLRRRGFTPASIRDFATRVGVGKAQQLIDMSLLELCIREDLNETAPRAMAVMRPLKVVLENYPEGQTELLEVQNHPQKPEMGTRQVPFMRELYIEADDFMEDPPKGFFRLAPGKEVRLRSAYFIKCEQVIKDAAGNVVELRCSYDPATRGGNAPDGRKVKGTLHWVPGNAPIAEVRLYDRLFSVEAPDADESKDFTTFLNPASLQTLRDARVEPMLVDAAVESRYQFERTGYFYVDPKDSKPGKPVFNRTVTLKDSWTKEQAKGK, from the coding sequence ATGACGACGACGAACGAAACGCAGGGCCTGAACTTCCTCCAGGAAATCATCGAGGAAGACCAGCGGACGGGAAAGTACGCGGGCCGCGTGCACACCCGCTTCCCGCCCGAGCCCAACGGCTACCTCCACATCGGCCACGCCAAGTCCATCTGCCTCAACTTCGGGCTGGCGCAGCAATACGGAGGCAAGTGCAACCTGCGCTTCGACGACACCAACCCCGTCACCGAGGACACCGACTACGTCGAGGCCATCCAGCGTGACGTGAAGTGGCTGGGATTCGAGTGGGAGGACCGGAAGTTCTTCGCGTCCGACTACTTCCCGAAGCTCTACGACTTCGCCGTGCAGCTCATCAAGCAGGGCAAGGCGTACGTGTGCAGCCTGTCCCCGGAGGAGATTCGCGAGTACCGCGGCGACTTCACCACGCCGGGGCGCAACAGCCCGTACCGCGAGCGCTCCGTGGAGGAGAACCTGGACCTGTTCCACCGCATGCGCGCGGGCGAGTTCTCCGACGGCCAGCACACCCTGCGGGCGAAGATCGACATGGCGTCGCCCAACCCCGTGCTGCGCGACCCGCCCATCTACCGCATCCGTCACGCGCACCATCACCGCACCGGCGACGCGTGGCCCATCTACCCGCTCTACGACTTCGCGCACTGCCTGTCGGACGCGATTGAGGGCATCACCCACTCCATCTGCACGCTGGAGTTCGAGAACCGGCGCGTGCTGTACGACTGGATTGTCGACAGCCTCGTCAGCGGGGACCGGCCGTACCAGTACGAGTTCAACCGGCTGAACCTCAACTACACGGTGATGAGCAAGCGCAAGCTGCTCAAGCTGGTGACGGAGGGCTTCGTGGCCGGGTGGGATGACCCCCGGATGATGACGATTACCGGCCTGCGCCGCCGTGGCTTCACGCCGGCGTCCATCCGGGACTTCGCCACGCGCGTGGGCGTGGGCAAGGCGCAGCAGCTCATCGACATGAGCCTGTTGGAGCTGTGCATCCGCGAGGACCTCAACGAGACGGCCCCGCGCGCCATGGCGGTGATGCGCCCGCTGAAGGTGGTGCTGGAGAACTACCCGGAGGGGCAGACGGAGCTGCTGGAGGTGCAGAACCATCCGCAGAAGCCGGAGATGGGGACGCGCCAGGTGCCCTTCATGCGCGAGCTGTACATCGAGGCGGACGACTTCATGGAGGACCCGCCGAAGGGGTTCTTCCGGCTGGCGCCCGGCAAGGAGGTGCGGCTGCGCTCGGCGTACTTCATCAAGTGCGAGCAGGTCATCAAGGACGCCGCGGGCAACGTGGTGGAGTTGCGCTGCTCGTATGACCCGGCCACGCGCGGCGGCAACGCGCCGGATGGCCGCAAGGTGAAGGGCACGCTGCACTGGGTGCCCGGCAACGCGCCCATCGCGGAGGTCCGCCTCTATGACCGGCTCTTCTCCGTGGAGGCGCCGGACGCGGACGAGTCCAAGGACTTCACCACGTTCCTCAACCCGGCCAGCCTCCAGACGCTGCGCGACGCCCGCGTCGAGCCGATGCTGGTGGATGCCGCCGTGGAGTCGCGCTACCAGTTCGAGCGCACCGGGTACTTCTACGTGGACCCGAAGGACTCGAAGCCGGGCAAGCCCGTCTTCAACCGCACGGTGACGCTGAAGGACTCATGGACGAAGGAGCAGGCCAAGGGGAAGTAG